In one Bacillus sp. PK3_68 genomic region, the following are encoded:
- a CDS encoding XRE family transcriptional regulator, which translates to MDHIHEEIKRLRLDRKLTLKELSEKTNLSTGFLSMIERGSSSLTITSLKKIADAFDVDISYFFDKPINHTKFYVKKSDQKKFRIEGSETAYVRLSGNFSSRALEPLVVTLQPKQQKDYDYSHAGEEFYYVLKGLVRFNVDGEEFDVAEGESIHFPSQIPHDYENPLEEESILLCVLTPILF; encoded by the coding sequence ATGGACCATATTCATGAAGAAATTAAAAGATTACGTTTGGATCGTAAATTAACATTAAAAGAACTGAGCGAAAAAACAAATTTATCAACTGGTTTTTTGTCTATGATTGAACGTGGTTCGTCTTCGTTGACAATCACTTCATTGAAGAAAATTGCTGATGCATTCGATGTGGATATATCATATTTTTTTGATAAACCTATCAATCACACAAAATTTTATGTGAAGAAAAGTGATCAGAAAAAGTTTCGTATTGAAGGCTCAGAGACTGCCTATGTCCGGCTTAGTGGCAATTTTTCAAGCAGAGCACTGGAACCGCTTGTTGTGACACTTCAGCCTAAGCAGCAGAAAGACTACGATTACAGTCATGCTGGGGAAGAGTTTTACTACGTATTAAAAGGTCTAGTTCGATTCAATGTGGATGGCGAAGAATTTGATGTCGCTGAAGGAGAATCGATTCATTTTCCTTCCCAAATCCCACATGATTATGAAAACCCTTTAGAGGAAGAATCCATCTTATTATGTGTGCTCACACCTATTCTTTTTTAA
- a CDS encoding hydantoinase/oxoprolinase family protein, with amino-acid sequence MRVATDVGGTFTDLVYMKGNGEIGFSKSSTTPPRFEEGVLNVLNESRLALEEIETFIHGTTVIINALTERKGVKTGLITTKGFRDVLEIARGNRPDLFNVRYQKPAPIVPRYLRKEVEERLNHKGEVITPINKEQLKKIIMEFKKEEVKAVAIAFLHSYRNPVHEKEAAEMIKEIWPEVSITASYELTKEWREYERTNTAVMNSFVKPIASSYINRLEEKLADKKVTSKKYIMQSNGGTTTFSLAKEAPINMVESGPVAGVFGSAILGKIIGEENLIAFDVGGTTAKCSLIENGNVKVSTDYHIEKTDRWAGYPLKVPVVDIVEIGNGGGSIAWVDPVGSLRVGPHSAGSVPGPVAYGQGGEEPTITDANLITGRLSAKNFSYPVDLQRVREVMEEKVARHFDLQVEEAALGIIRLANSNMLNALKLISVRKGYDPRDFAMVAFGGGGPLHATFLAKELGIRKVVVPVASAVFSAWGMLMTDLRQDFVKTYVERLDHINLNEMNKEWELLEEQAIKQYTQEGMNEASIVFSKYADMRYVGQEHTVKVPLPAIEWSPETLQQIITSFHELHEKSYTFQLPEAQVEVVNLHLIAFSQVEKPKMKEMKQAADTQAPLKERRKVYYEETGWMETNIYDRNDLAPGMRISGPAVIEDLMSSILLYPSQDLEIDSYGNLVIYNGGAEHV; translated from the coding sequence ATGAGAGTAGCAACAGATGTTGGAGGAACATTTACGGATCTTGTGTACATGAAGGGAAATGGTGAGATAGGGTTTTCAAAAAGCAGTACAACACCACCCCGCTTTGAAGAGGGGGTGCTCAATGTTTTAAATGAGAGCCGGCTTGCTTTGGAAGAGATCGAAACATTTATTCATGGAACGACTGTTATTATTAATGCATTAACGGAGCGAAAAGGAGTGAAGACAGGGCTTATCACGACGAAAGGCTTTCGTGATGTGCTGGAAATTGCTCGAGGAAATCGCCCTGATTTATTTAATGTACGCTACCAGAAACCAGCGCCTATTGTGCCTCGCTATTTGAGAAAAGAAGTAGAGGAGCGTTTGAATCATAAAGGGGAGGTCATCACACCGATAAATAAAGAACAACTGAAGAAAATTATCATGGAATTTAAAAAGGAAGAAGTGAAAGCGGTTGCTATTGCGTTTTTGCATTCCTATCGTAATCCTGTTCATGAAAAAGAAGCAGCAGAAATGATTAAAGAGATTTGGCCGGAAGTTTCCATAACTGCCTCGTATGAACTGACGAAAGAATGGCGTGAATACGAACGGACAAATACAGCAGTTATGAATTCATTTGTTAAGCCCATTGCTTCTTCTTATATCAATCGTTTAGAGGAAAAACTAGCGGACAAAAAGGTTACATCCAAAAAGTATATCATGCAGTCAAATGGAGGAACGACGACCTTTAGTTTAGCTAAAGAGGCTCCCATTAACATGGTGGAATCAGGGCCTGTGGCAGGCGTTTTTGGTTCTGCCATTTTAGGAAAGATTATTGGAGAAGAAAATTTGATTGCATTTGATGTGGGAGGAACAACGGCGAAATGTTCGTTAATCGAAAATGGAAATGTTAAAGTCTCCACGGATTACCATATTGAAAAAACAGACAGATGGGCAGGATACCCTCTTAAGGTCCCTGTTGTGGATATTGTAGAAATTGGCAATGGCGGGGGCTCCATTGCGTGGGTTGACCCTGTTGGATCGTTACGAGTCGGTCCGCACTCAGCAGGATCAGTCCCAGGTCCAGTCGCCTACGGACAAGGGGGAGAAGAGCCAACCATAACCGATGCGAATTTGATTACAGGCCGACTTTCCGCAAAGAACTTTTCTTACCCTGTAGATTTGCAAAGGGTAAGGGAAGTAATGGAAGAAAAAGTTGCGCGTCACTTTGATTTGCAAGTAGAAGAGGCAGCGTTGGGGATTATCCGCTTAGCCAACTCTAATATGCTGAACGCGTTAAAACTCATCTCAGTACGCAAAGGGTATGATCCACGTGATTTTGCCATGGTGGCATTTGGGGGAGGAGGTCCGCTGCATGCTACTTTTCTAGCCAAAGAGCTCGGAATCCGTAAAGTAGTTGTTCCTGTGGCATCCGCTGTTTTTTCCGCATGGGGTATGTTGATGACAGATTTACGGCAGGATTTCGTTAAAACCTATGTTGAACGACTGGATCACATCAACTTAAATGAAATGAATAAAGAGTGGGAACTATTGGAAGAACAGGCTATTAAACAATATACGCAAGAAGGAATGAACGAAGCAAGTATTGTTTTTTCAAAATATGCTGACATGAGGTACGTGGGTCAAGAGCATACAGTAAAAGTTCCTTTGCCAGCCATAGAATGGAGTCCGGAAACCCTTCAGCAAATTATCACTTCATTCCATGAACTTCATGAAAAGTCTTATACATTTCAACTTCCGGAGGCGCAGGTTGAAGTCGTTAACCTTCACCTTATAGCTTTTAGTCAAGTAGAGAAACCGAAAATGAAGGAAATGAAACAAGCTGCAGATACACAGGCGCCATTGAAGGAGAGGCGAAAGGTTTATTATGAGGAAACGGGCTGGATGGAAACAAACATATATGATCGAAACGATTTAGCCCCAGGTATGAGAATTTCAGGGCCAGCGGTCATTGAGGATCTTATGTCTTCTATTCTTTTGTATCCATCACAGGATTTAGAGATAGATAGCTATGGAAATCTAGTGATTTACAATGGGGGAGCAGAACATGTATAA
- a CDS encoding MFS transporter encodes MNERVRRDVDQLVRVGELFNRMPLTKSHFFVGFVLFIISVIEAWEMMLIIFISPSIASDFHLSDLQIGSLLGSIYLGMIPGAYMWGIISDKIGRRNSLIYSLLGFSVLSITSAFSVNFEMLYALRFTAGLALGGVMVAGYPYFEEMLPVKQRGKGIVYLSAGWPLGTLMALGMTALFLERDGLIGGWRAVLILSSLVGLWTLLLRKIPESPYWLAGKGKQKEAKEAIGYLSNGQITLKEEQSLWVQPIEKGSYTSIFKKKLLKLTTYQTLVNFAFAFGYWGLYTWLPTLLAQRGLALSESLTFLALSTLFQIPSYLVASSLTGRYGRKKIMVIFVLLTVICGFGFAFSAGMIQMYSFYFGLSFFSLGAWGVWNAWFGEIYPTNSRSSGYSFGAAAQRWANAFAPSIIGLVIGMGWAFGQTISFVQSFVVITLIIILFIPETEGEILE; translated from the coding sequence ATGAATGAAAGAGTCAGAAGAGACGTGGATCAACTTGTAAGAGTAGGAGAGCTTTTTAATCGCATGCCGCTTACTAAGAGCCACTTTTTTGTCGGTTTTGTCCTCTTTATTATTTCTGTGATTGAAGCATGGGAAATGATGTTAATCATTTTTATCAGCCCTAGTATTGCGAGTGATTTTCATTTGTCAGACCTGCAAATTGGCTCTCTCCTCGGCTCTATTTATTTAGGGATGATTCCCGGTGCCTATATGTGGGGAATTATTTCTGATAAAATAGGAAGAAGAAATTCCTTAATTTATAGTTTGCTTGGATTTAGTGTTCTTTCCATAACCAGTGCTTTTTCGGTGAATTTTGAAATGCTTTATGCTCTAAGGTTCACAGCTGGTCTGGCTCTAGGAGGGGTGATGGTAGCAGGATATCCTTATTTTGAAGAGATGCTTCCCGTTAAACAACGCGGAAAAGGTATTGTCTATCTTTCAGCGGGGTGGCCATTAGGAACATTAATGGCTCTAGGCATGACGGCACTTTTTTTAGAGAGAGATGGTTTAATTGGCGGTTGGCGTGCAGTTCTTATTTTAAGCTCGCTCGTTGGGCTGTGGACGTTACTATTAAGAAAAATCCCGGAATCTCCTTATTGGCTAGCGGGCAAAGGAAAGCAAAAAGAGGCAAAAGAAGCTATCGGTTATTTAAGTAATGGCCAGATTACACTCAAAGAGGAACAGTCACTATGGGTACAGCCGATTGAAAAGGGGAGCTACACCTCTATTTTTAAGAAGAAGCTGTTAAAGTTAACAACATACCAAACGCTCGTTAACTTTGCTTTCGCTTTTGGATATTGGGGCTTGTACACATGGCTTCCGACCTTGCTTGCTCAGCGCGGCTTAGCTTTATCTGAAAGCTTAACATTTCTTGCGTTATCTACCCTTTTTCAAATTCCGAGTTATCTAGTCGCCTCTTCCTTAACAGGGAGATACGGGCGGAAGAAGATCATGGTTATATTTGTCTTATTGACCGTCATTTGCGGATTTGGCTTTGCTTTTTCAGCAGGCATGATACAAATGTATAGTTTTTATTTTGGTCTATCGTTTTTCAGTCTAGGTGCATGGGGAGTTTGGAATGCCTGGTTTGGCGAAATTTATCCAACGAATTCCCGATCTTCAGGCTATAGCTTTGGTGCCGCTGCTCAACGCTGGGCTAATGCCTTTGCTCCATCCATTATTGGATTGGTTATTGGCATGGGCTGGGCCTTTGGACAGACAATCTCTTTTGTACAATCTTTCGTCGTTATCACGCTTATTATCATTTTATTTATCCCTGAAACAGAAGGAGAAATTTTGGAATAA
- a CDS encoding DUF917 domain-containing protein, protein MKKWQLFAYLQIKSMAQSLTDIVFVVSEGRNLKLQTLHLHEVEDILYGACIYGTGGGGSLEEGLKLVRKLYEAGKQVTIAALDEIQDHWLVASPYYVGSVAPPSKEVSERLENLATNKENVSTIAARMLQKHQNERIQAVIATELGGNTAWAIETAVNLGVPLIDADPAGRAVPDLAHTTFNIFDVSITPFSLANKYGDTLVVETVANHNQAEQIARSFATISGNFAGVCDHPIKGEVLKKTVIPGTLSQAQRVGRARRLANDQQTSPVDAIISAGGGKLLIEGTVSNASWADIGGFIEGSITVESITSDSEIPSLSIWFRNEYMIAKSGETILSIIPELIIVLDKETGMPILNPNCITGMEVAIGTFPAPKVWESDKGLSIFGPEYIGLDRDVYFAVRKEGRNLEI, encoded by the coding sequence ATGAAGAAATGGCAGCTTTTTGCTTATTTACAAATTAAATCCATGGCACAATCATTAACGGACATTGTGTTCGTAGTATCGGAAGGGAGAAATTTAAAGTTGCAGACGTTGCATTTACACGAAGTTGAAGACATATTATACGGGGCCTGTATTTATGGAACCGGTGGCGGCGGAAGCCTAGAGGAGGGGCTTAAGCTGGTGCGCAAGCTGTATGAAGCAGGAAAACAGGTGACAATCGCTGCCTTGGATGAAATACAAGATCATTGGCTGGTTGCTTCCCCTTATTATGTAGGATCAGTCGCCCCACCCTCCAAAGAGGTTTCCGAACGTTTAGAAAACCTTGCAACAAACAAAGAGAATGTCTCAACCATTGCAGCAAGGATGCTGCAGAAACACCAGAATGAACGGATTCAAGCCGTTATTGCAACTGAGTTAGGAGGGAACACCGCCTGGGCCATAGAAACGGCAGTAAACTTAGGCGTTCCACTGATAGATGCCGATCCGGCCGGGCGAGCTGTCCCTGATTTGGCTCATACAACTTTTAATATTTTCGATGTTTCCATTACCCCTTTTTCTTTAGCCAATAAATATGGAGACACACTAGTCGTTGAAACCGTTGCTAACCATAATCAGGCCGAACAAATTGCGCGTTCCTTTGCGACAATTTCGGGTAACTTTGCCGGAGTGTGCGACCATCCTATTAAAGGAGAGGTCTTAAAAAAGACAGTCATTCCGGGAACATTATCACAAGCGCAACGTGTAGGACGGGCTAGAAGGTTGGCGAATGACCAGCAAACTTCTCCTGTAGACGCCATTATTTCAGCTGGTGGTGGGAAACTCTTGATTGAAGGCACTGTTTCAAATGCCTCATGGGCAGATATAGGGGGATTTATTGAAGGGAGCATTACCGTGGAGTCTATAACTAGTGATAGTGAAATCCCTTCACTAAGCATTTGGTTTAGAAATGAATATATGATAGCTAAAAGTGGGGAAACGATCCTTTCCATTATTCCCGAGTTAATTATTGTTCTTGATAAAGAAACAGGAATGCCCATTCTTAATCCTAACTGTATAACAGGGATGGAGGTAGCCATAGGTACTTTTCCAGCACCCAAAGTGTGGGAGAGTGATAAAGGGTTGTCCATTTTTGGGCCTGAATATATTGGGTTGGATCGAGATGTCTATTTTGCAGTGCGAAAAGAAGGTCGCAATTTGGAGATTTAA
- a CDS encoding sodium:solute symporter family protein has product MIYTVGIICSFLIYVLIGIVLSKKVKNSEEYYVSGRSGSTLMITGMLVASFLSTVSFMGEAGFSYEGYPILLLILVIFNATGYVVGVFFFGRYLRRSQSLTVPEYFGNRFQSNKVRMAAAITTIIGISAYLVAVTQGAAVLLAEISGISYTFALLIMWIVYTSFTTLSGAKGVMVNDTIMFFIFSLATYLALPFIIKSAGGFPEAIVKAATNPDRPDLLSWHGITGPNAYMGEPWEALTWAIVLGLVWSAVISISPWQSSRYLMAKNEHVAIRSGIWATISIITIYLFLHISIAAVTTLKSDIVPTEKVFIWAAMNATPLWLGIIIVSGIMAAALSSCASFLQLIGSSITRDIMEQSRNKKYTDKQLLRASRLSMIIVSIIILLIGIWQPPSVMWIGYFAATLFAASWGPVAFASVFSKKVTKTGALSSIITGFAGVIFGELLNKFGIALPVYFNPVIIGVILSLMALYIGSKYGGISIEERNFQANILKRPIEPNEKEEMAITKRYPMYLMVSGLVIIMITFVFYYWPLTLAT; this is encoded by the coding sequence TTGATTTATACAGTCGGTATTATCTGCTCTTTTCTTATTTACGTTCTTATCGGCATTGTTCTTTCCAAAAAAGTAAAGAATTCAGAAGAGTACTATGTATCCGGGAGAAGCGGCTCAACTTTAATGATCACCGGCATGCTTGTCGCTTCCTTTTTAAGTACGGTGTCTTTCATGGGAGAAGCAGGATTTTCTTATGAAGGCTATCCGATTTTATTGTTAATACTTGTAATCTTTAATGCGACTGGTTATGTAGTCGGTGTATTCTTCTTTGGCCGTTATCTGAGAAGAAGTCAGTCATTGACCGTTCCTGAATATTTTGGCAACCGTTTTCAATCAAATAAAGTCAGAATGGCTGCGGCTATTACCACGATAATCGGAATCTCCGCTTATCTTGTGGCCGTTACCCAGGGAGCTGCTGTATTACTTGCTGAAATCTCAGGCATCTCCTACACATTTGCTCTGCTAATTATGTGGATTGTCTATACCTCCTTCACTACCCTTTCTGGTGCAAAGGGTGTCATGGTAAATGACACTATTATGTTTTTCATCTTTTCCTTGGCTACTTATTTAGCCTTGCCTTTTATCATTAAATCTGCAGGAGGGTTCCCGGAAGCCATCGTAAAAGCGGCTACCAATCCGGACCGGCCTGATTTATTAAGCTGGCATGGGATTACCGGTCCCAATGCTTATATGGGAGAGCCTTGGGAAGCGTTAACATGGGCAATTGTATTAGGCTTGGTCTGGTCTGCCGTTATCTCGATCAGCCCTTGGCAAAGCAGCCGATATTTAATGGCTAAGAATGAGCACGTAGCCATCCGTTCTGGTATCTGGGCAACCATTTCAATCATTACGATTTACCTGTTCCTCCATATTAGCATCGCCGCTGTGACCACACTCAAAAGCGACATTGTTCCTACAGAAAAAGTGTTTATCTGGGCCGCCATGAATGCTACGCCTTTATGGTTAGGGATAATTATCGTCAGCGGCATTATGGCAGCTGCTCTATCATCTTGTGCAAGCTTTCTTCAACTGATCGGCAGCAGCATTACGAGGGACATCATGGAGCAGTCGAGGAACAAGAAGTATACAGATAAACAATTGCTGCGAGCCAGCCGCTTGTCTATGATTATTGTCAGCATCATCATTTTGCTGATCGGCATTTGGCAGCCGCCTTCTGTTATGTGGATCGGCTATTTTGCGGCCACACTCTTTGCCGCTTCCTGGGGACCTGTAGCGTTCGCAAGCGTCTTCTCCAAAAAAGTAACCAAAACCGGGGCGCTCTCAAGTATCATCACAGGCTTTGCGGGAGTCATATTTGGAGAACTTTTGAATAAATTCGGCATCGCTCTTCCCGTCTACTTTAATCCTGTAATTATTGGCGTTATTTTAAGCCTGATGGCTCTGTATATAGGCTCAAAATATGGGGGGATTTCAATAGAAGAGCGAAATTTCCAAGCGAATATTTTAAAGAGACCGATCGAGCCGAACGAAAAAGAAGAGATGGCGATTACCAAAAGATATCCTATGTATTTAATGGTAAGCGGCCTTGTCATTATCATGATTACTTTTGTGTTCTACTATTGGCCGCTGACACTTGCAACATAA
- a CDS encoding sigma 54-interacting transcriptional regulator, protein MDIKNKQAVSVFSHIRIKELENWLPFQQGPILVVDKLNYLVGVLDDNCVWKKRAEGKNELVENCISLRFLRISSLTEISENDPYHYDFFIMEGEGQYICYTASEVREWKYQQKINGLLGINQSLHEQLEIALRKNKEFTQILNSTYDEIFVTDEKGNVLFVSESCKHFTGLPPEAFINRNIHELVDKGIITNSVTLKTMATHTIHSVEQEYPSGKTVLATATPVFDEEGKLYRIVCNSRDISELVEMKRQLMEKQSAQQDQSAPITQRTIGSQKFITQSQNMISTLQLAERVAPTDSSIFIHGESGVGKGVLAKIIHEHSPRKDKPFVQVNCGAIPETLLESELFGYEAGAFTGANKRGKAGLVEMANEGTLFLDEIGEMPLGLQVKILQLVQDKTFKKVGGTTEKQVNIRIISATNKDLLQMIEEKTFRQDLYYRLHVVPLRLPPLRERKQDIALLADYFLEKFSNIYSRPIELTEDAKLLIQLQEWKGNVRELENFIEQIVVTAQKPLIHLEDLPLAMKHMIHNEHHLPFNHLTLKKAVEETEKQLLSHALKQHKTTRKMAKALGVNQTTIMRKLQKYELRNLQ, encoded by the coding sequence ATGGATATAAAAAATAAACAAGCAGTTTCTGTCTTCTCTCATATTCGCATAAAGGAATTGGAAAATTGGCTGCCGTTTCAGCAGGGGCCTATTCTAGTCGTGGATAAACTAAATTATTTGGTGGGTGTGCTGGATGATAACTGTGTTTGGAAAAAGAGAGCAGAAGGAAAAAATGAGCTAGTTGAGAATTGTATTAGCCTCCGTTTTTTAAGGATCTCTTCATTAACTGAGATAAGCGAAAATGATCCGTATCACTACGATTTCTTCATTATGGAGGGTGAAGGCCAATACATATGCTATACAGCCTCTGAAGTAAGAGAATGGAAATACCAACAAAAAATCAATGGCTTGCTGGGGATCAACCAATCACTTCATGAACAGCTGGAAATCGCTTTAAGAAAGAACAAGGAATTTACTCAAATATTAAATTCCACTTACGATGAAATTTTTGTAACAGATGAGAAAGGCAATGTATTATTTGTAAGCGAATCATGCAAGCATTTTACGGGCCTTCCTCCGGAAGCATTTATCAACAGAAATATTCATGAGTTGGTGGACAAAGGCATCATCACCAATTCAGTTACCTTGAAAACCATGGCTACACATACCATTCATTCTGTAGAACAAGAATATCCGAGTGGAAAAACCGTTCTTGCCACGGCGACGCCCGTTTTCGACGAGGAAGGAAAATTATACAGAATTGTGTGCAATTCACGGGATATCTCAGAGCTTGTAGAAATGAAGAGGCAGTTAATGGAAAAGCAGTCTGCCCAACAGGATCAGAGCGCGCCGATCACACAAAGAACGATTGGTTCCCAAAAATTTATCACACAATCTCAAAACATGATTTCTACCCTTCAACTAGCTGAAAGAGTTGCGCCAACAGATTCCTCTATTTTCATTCATGGTGAATCGGGTGTAGGCAAGGGCGTCCTGGCTAAAATCATTCATGAGCACAGCCCCAGAAAAGACAAACCATTTGTCCAAGTCAACTGCGGCGCCATCCCTGAAACCTTACTGGAATCGGAGTTATTCGGTTATGAAGCAGGGGCCTTTACAGGAGCAAACAAGCGTGGCAAAGCGGGTCTTGTGGAAATGGCAAACGAAGGCACTTTATTTCTAGATGAAATTGGCGAGATGCCGTTAGGACTGCAAGTGAAAATATTACAATTGGTCCAGGATAAGACGTTTAAAAAAGTAGGCGGCACGACTGAAAAGCAAGTGAACATCCGTATTATCTCTGCTACAAATAAAGATTTATTGCAAATGATTGAAGAAAAAACATTCCGCCAGGACTTGTATTATCGCTTACACGTTGTACCGCTGCGCCTTCCTCCTCTAAGAGAACGAAAGCAGGATATCGCATTATTAGCTGACTATTTTCTCGAAAAATTCAGCAACATCTATTCCCGGCCGATCGAACTCACTGAAGATGCAAAATTGCTTATTCAACTGCAAGAATGGAAAGGAAATGTCAGGGAGTTAGAGAACTTTATTGAACAAATAGTCGTAACTGCGCAGAAGCCGCTCATCCATCTTGAAGACCTCCCTTTAGCCATGAAACATATGATCCATAATGAACACCATTTGCCCTTCAATCATCTCACCTTGAAAAAAGCCGTCGAGGAAACGGAAAAACAACTTCTTTCTCACGCATTGAAACAGCATAAGACGACAAGAAAAATGGCTAAAGCTCTTGGAGTGAACCAGACTACAATCATGAGAAAGCTCCAAAAGTATGAGTTACGCAATTTACAATAG
- a CDS encoding FAD-dependent oxidoreductase produces the protein MTQFKHLFSPVTIGCMELPNRILSTAHQTNHVVNGIPTSDMTAYHVARARGGAGLLILEAAAVHSSGMLTTHTIAGYDNKVVPAYLALTKEVHKYGTKVVQQLFHGGREVVSSDYRSPAWAPSAVPSLRFGTMPRPMSVEEIQEVIEGFAISARLAKEGGMDGVEVCCSHGYLPAQFWSEHANHRTDEYGGSFENRMRFIVEVMQRVWEEVGNDFTVGIRMSADEMTMDGTDVKDAVKIVGYLVDQVRVDFVNVTAGDSSTYAGSTHIVPPSPMKHAYVSPQAFNIRMAGAVPVFVGSRIVDPVEAEQIVAKGKADVVGMTRALIVDPEMPNKAKSGNHHLIDACLGCLQACIGHYHKGLPIGCVQNPSTGKEAEVQALEESLREKKKVMVIGAGPAGLKAALTLDELGHEVILADKCEEAGGLLHALKRAPMRKELAETMLDNYRRKLLNSSVQLKLGWDVGPEEVLNTAPDAILCASGSRPFIPKIPGIHDPRVKTVDELFNNQHKEIGENVLVFDFGGDWPGMEAAIYLAEKGHQVTLISSKLYIGEEVHQYLRNEYLKKLYQLKINMITHHDLGEIRNNQAIIRNLFSYEKETMENWDSIILSLGRVPNVELYNSIKNLNLEVYQIGDCLAPRTLEEATYEGFMTSLQIGIQEEIKI, from the coding sequence ATGACACAATTTAAGCACCTATTCAGCCCAGTAACCATTGGCTGTATGGAATTGCCAAACAGAATATTAAGCACAGCTCATCAGACGAATCATGTGGTCAATGGTATCCCCACCTCTGATATGACAGCCTATCATGTGGCAAGAGCAAGAGGGGGAGCAGGACTGCTGATTCTGGAGGCTGCCGCTGTTCACTCATCAGGAATGCTGACCACTCATACCATTGCCGGATATGACAACAAGGTGGTCCCTGCTTATTTAGCACTGACAAAAGAAGTTCACAAATACGGAACGAAGGTGGTCCAGCAGCTGTTCCATGGAGGAAGAGAGGTGGTCTCCAGCGATTATCGAAGCCCGGCTTGGGCACCGTCTGCTGTTCCGAGTTTGCGATTTGGTACAATGCCAAGACCAATGAGCGTGGAAGAGATTCAAGAAGTGATTGAAGGCTTTGCTATTTCAGCGAGGTTAGCAAAAGAGGGAGGAATGGATGGAGTAGAAGTTTGCTGTTCACATGGATACCTTCCTGCACAGTTCTGGTCAGAACATGCAAATCATCGAACGGATGAATACGGAGGTTCTTTTGAAAATAGGATGCGGTTCATTGTTGAAGTAATGCAGCGTGTGTGGGAGGAAGTAGGCAATGATTTCACTGTCGGCATACGGATGAGCGCAGATGAAATGACGATGGATGGTACAGACGTTAAAGATGCTGTGAAAATCGTAGGATATCTGGTCGATCAAGTAAGGGTAGACTTTGTGAACGTGACGGCAGGGGATTCCAGCACATATGCCGGCTCAACGCACATTGTGCCTCCGTCGCCTATGAAACATGCATACGTTTCTCCGCAAGCGTTCAACATACGGATGGCTGGTGCTGTTCCCGTATTCGTCGGATCCCGTATAGTTGACCCTGTTGAAGCTGAGCAAATTGTGGCGAAAGGGAAAGCGGATGTCGTAGGAATGACGAGAGCATTAATCGTTGACCCGGAAATGCCGAATAAAGCCAAGTCAGGAAATCACCATTTAATAGATGCCTGCCTTGGTTGCCTTCAAGCTTGCATAGGACATTATCATAAAGGACTGCCTATCGGCTGTGTGCAAAACCCGTCAACCGGAAAAGAAGCAGAGGTTCAAGCCCTGGAAGAAAGTCTTCGAGAGAAAAAGAAAGTAATGGTCATAGGGGCCGGTCCGGCTGGTTTGAAAGCAGCGTTAACGCTAGACGAGCTGGGGCATGAAGTCATATTGGCTGATAAGTGTGAGGAGGCCGGTGGGCTATTGCATGCATTAAAACGTGCACCGATGAGAAAAGAATTAGCTGAAACGATGCTTGATAATTATAGAAGAAAGCTGCTAAACAGCAGCGTGCAGCTGAAGCTTGGATGGGACGTAGGACCAGAAGAGGTTCTAAATACGGCACCGGACGCTATTTTATGTGCCAGTGGTTCAAGGCCATTCATCCCTAAAATTCCTGGAATCCATGATCCGAGAGTAAAGACAGTCGATGAGCTTTTTAATAATCAACATAAAGAAATCGGGGAGAATGTATTAGTCTTTGACTTCGGAGGAGATTGGCCTGGAATGGAAGCAGCCATTTATCTGGCAGAAAAAGGTCATCAAGTGACATTGATTTCATCGAAGCTTTACATTGGGGAAGAGGTTCATCAATATTTGCGGAATGAATACTTGAAAAAACTGTATCAACTAAAGATTAACATGATCACGCACCATGATCTGGGGGAGATAAGGAACAATCAAGCCATCATCCGGAACTTATTCTCATACGAGAAAGAAACAATGGAGAATTGGGACTCTATTATTCTGTCGCTTGGCCGTGTCCCGAATGTAGAGCTATATAACAGCATTAAAAATTTGAATTTGGAAGTTTATCAAATAGGGGATTGCTTAGCTCCAAGAACGTTAGAAGAAGCTACCTATGAGGGATTTATGACATCGTTACAAATTGGCATTCAGGAAGAAATTAAAATATAG